In Allocoprobacillus halotolerans, a genomic segment contains:
- a CDS encoding SAF domain-containing protein: MHSKKKYCCKKSIREGDVFTEENLTVKRPGNGISPLKWFNILGKKSHFNYDEDQLILAEELDYEEI, from the coding sequence GTGCATAGCAAGAAAAAGTATTGTTGCAAAAAAAGTATTAGAGAGGGCGATGTCTTTACTGAAGAAAATCTAACTGTAAAAAGGCCAGGAAATGGTATCTCACCCTTAAAATGGTTTAATATACTAGGTAAGAAATCACATTTTAATTATGATGAAGATCAATTAATTTTAGCTGAGGAATTAGATTATGAAGAAATATAA